The following nucleotide sequence is from Halorussus caseinilyticus.
GACTGTACTTGCGAGCGTGATAGATGTGGTGAGAGTGGAACTTCGGACCTTACCGAGAGTGTGGTAGATAGGGTGGAACTTCGGACCTTACCTGATGTGGTGAGTGTTCAATCCTGATGACCCGCGGGCGTGGCCCCCGACTGGGCGTCGCCCTCGGGCATCGTGTGGACGTAGCGCGTCCAGACGACCAGCAGACTCGGCAGGACGAAGATGCTCACGACGAACGAGAGCGTCAGCGCGAGGACGACGAGTTTCCCGAAGCTCTGGAGCGCCGGGGACGACGCCAGCAGGAGCGCGCTGAACGCGCCGGTCGAAGTGAGCGTGCTACCGAGGAGCGCGCCGCCGGTGCCGGTGACGGCCTCGCGGAGCGCCAAGTAGGAGTCACCGGTGCGTTCGAGTTCCTCGGCGAATCGGTCGGTGATGTGGATGTTGTAGTCGATACCGAGACCGATGACGAGGCTCATCAACAGCGACGTGAACAGCGTCAGGGGAACGTCGAGGAGATACATGCCACCGACCACGAGCGCGGTGACGAGGACGATGGGAATCACCGTGACTGCGCCGAGCGTGGCGCTTCCCTGCGTGAGTCGGTAGACGAGCATCAGCATGACGAACACCGCGATGAGCGCGACGATGAGCGTGGTCAGGATGTTCTCGGCCGTCTGCTCGGACTCGGCCGCACTCACCGTCGCGCGTCCGACTGCCGTCGCGGTGAGCGTCTCGTCGTCTCCGACGGTATCGGCGACGGCTCGCATCTGTTCGGTCTGGGTCTCGTAACTCGCGCTCGGTTCGATGGGGACGACGAGTCGGACCGACCGGAACTCGCCGTCGGTGCGCTCGACGACCTGCGCGGCCTTCTCGGGGGCCGCGTCGTAGAGCGCCGTGTACACCTGTTCGAGGTTCTGGTCGGGCACGCCGTTACCGTCGGTGTCGGCCTCCCGGAACACGCTGGCGAACTCCTCGTCTTCGGCCGCCACGGACTCCATGACCGAGACGGGACCGACGAACGGAACCGTCCCGGACTGCTCGAAGACGATGCCGCTCTCGGCGGCGCGTTCGCGGCCGTCGGCGAGTCGTTCGAGCGTCTTCGGGTCCGTCACGTCGCCTTCCACGAGGACCTGTGACTTGCGCCGGTCGCTCTGGTCGGCCGACCGGTAGCGTTCGTTGACGAACTGGCTGTGTTGGTTGAACTCGGTAACGTCCCACGCGAGGGGTTCGGGGAGATTCTGTTTCCACTCGGCGATGTCGCCGTCGTCGCGCTGAATCGACTGGCGGTCCAAGTCGTTCCACATGACGCCGCCAGCGGTACCGGCCACGAGTGCGGCGACGATGACGACCGGCGCGGCCTTCCGCGCGAGGTCGGCACCGCTTCCGAGAATCGGTTCGAGCAGTCGGGTCTTCCCGAGGGGTTGCTTGCGTCGGTCGAAGCCGAACCCTTCGAGGAAGCCGTCGATGCTCACCTTCATGGCCGGAACGATGGTCACGAAGATGACGAACGCCGAGATGACGCCGAGAGTGATGCCGATAGAGAGGTCGCGGATGACGCCGAAGTCGCTCGTGACGTTCGACATGAACCCGACCCCGGTAGTGATAGTGACGAGACCGATTGCGACCGCCACCGACGACAGCGCCCGGTTCATCGGCCCGCGGATGTCGTCGCCCTCCTTGCGTTCCTCGCGGTAGCGCATGAACACGTGGAGACCGTAGTCAACGCTGAGTCCGACGATGAGGACCGGACCGATGACGAGCGTCATCCCGGCCGGAACCTGTAGCCAGCCGAGGATGCCGAACATCCAGACGACCGACAGCAGGACGCCGATGAGTCCGACCACCACGTCGACGATGTCGCGGTAGGAGAACACGAGAACCGCGAGGATGGCCGCGAGCGCGGCCGGAAGGACCAACTCGAACGTGTCCTGTTGGGTCTGTCGGAGCGAGTCAGACTGGGCGTGTGCGCCGAGGGTGAAGTACCCGGTCGTGTCCTTCGCGCGGTCGTACAGCGCGTGGGTCTCGGTTCGTCCCTCCAGACTACTGCCGTCGGCCTCCGTCTCGAACTGGAAGACCATCCGGCGACTCGTCGCGCTCGCGGTGCCCGGTTCGTAGTCCTTGGGCATCAGTTGGCGCGCCGCCGCGCCCGAGAGCGCCTTCTTGACGGACTGCTCGACCTCGGAGTCGCTCGCCGATTCGAGCGCCGAGAGTTGCTCGTCGAGAGTCGCGTCCGGGCTTCCGGCCAACTGCTTGGCGACGAGGTTCGAGACACCGACGACGCCGCCCTTCTCGGGGAGCGCCGCGGCGACCGTCTCGTTCTCTCGGACCGCCTGCTGGTACCGGAGCGATTCGAGCAACGACTCCTTCGAGAGGACGTTGCCGCCGTCGTCCCTGACGTAGACGGCCGCTGGCGTCCCCGCCGAGTCGTTCTGGTCGCCGTAGTGGTTCTGGATGTAGTTCTGTTTCTGTGCGACTTCGGTGTCGCCGGTACTCGCGTCGGCCGCGCTTCCGACTTGAAGGTTCGTCACGCCAGCGCCCACGCCCGCCGTCAGCAGGAGCATCACGACGACGACGAGGCGGTTGTGGTCCGTGACGAACTGAGCCATCTTCGAGAACAGTTCTCTCATCTCGAAGCGCCCCCGTTAGTGCCGGTAATCGGGCCGTCTGGCCCGGCGAGCGGGCCTGATTTCCGCACTGTGCCGTCGCGTATCGAATCGACGAAGCGATGCTTTGGTTGGTTCATCTCGCTCTATTCGAACCGTCGAACCCTTACTCCATATAAGGGGAAGCGTAGTTGTGAACGACGCAACTGTGGGAAAGATTTATATGTTATCTCGTATTCACGACGCGCTCGCACGGAACAAACAGTAGTTCTCCGACGGTGAGACTTTTAACACGTCGGGCGCAACTCCGGAGTAATGGTCGAGGCGTTCGCGGTAGCCAGCGGGAAAGGCGGAACCGGCAAGACCACGACGACGGTTGCGCTGGGCATGGCGCTGGCCGACGAGTACGACGTGACGATAGTGGACGCCGACACGGGAATGGCGAACCTGCTGTTCCACACCGGCCTGACCGACGCCGACGCGACCCTCCACGACCTGCTGGTCGCGGACGCCGACGCCGAAGTCGCCGACGCGGTGTACGACCGGTTCGGCATGTCGGTGGTTCCCTGCGGAACGAGTCTCGCCGCGTTTGAGGACGCCGACCCAGACAGACTCCGAGAGGTGGTCGCCGAACTCGCCGCGGACACCGACGTTCTCCTGTTGGACTCGCCCGCGGCGCTCGGGTCCAAGAGCGCCGTCCTTCCCATCGTCCTCGCCGACCGCGTGGTCGTCGTCCTCCAACCGACGGTTCCGGCGCTCAGCGACGGCCTGAAGGTCCAAGAGTACGCCCACTCCTACGGCACCGACACCGCAGGCGTCCTGTTCAACAAGGTCCACGACCCGACGGGCGCGGCGGGCGTCACCGAGAAGGCCGAACGCTACTTCGACGGGCCGACGCTGGCGACGGTGCCCGACTCCGACGCCGCCCGAGACGCCCGGCGCGCGGGCGAACCCTTGCTCGCCCACGACCCCGACAGCGACGCCGCCCGCGCGTACCGCGAGGCCGCGGCGAACCTCGACGTTCGGGCGGGCGAGTCTGGCGAGGTGGCCGACCGCTTCCGGAGCGCCGTCGTCCCCGACTCGCCATGACGCCCGCCGAACCCACCGACCCGGCCCTGCCCGACGGAACTCTGCTTCGCTCCCGAGTGGAGTCGGACCCGGCCGACCCCCTCGAAACCGCGCTTGACCGCGCGCTGACGGGGTACGCCGTCTTCGAACCGCAGGGGTCGCTCTTGCTCGGCGGCGACGACGCCCGCGCGGGCGTCGTCGCCTTCGAAGAGGGCGTGCCCCGGTTCGCGTACCACACCGGAACCGGCCGCGGCGGACCGGCGGCGCTGGCGGACCTCGCCGCGCCGGGACCCTACGACGTGGAACTCCGGGACCTCTCGGCCGACGAGTTCGCCGAGTACGACCGACCCGACCTGCGGGTCCCGCCCGGACTGGTCGCCGACCGACTCGCGGGCGACCCGGCCCTCGCCGAGCGAACCCGCGAGGCGGCACCGCCCGAGTGGACCGAGGACGCCGCCGACGGCGACGAGGGGTCGCTGGACGCGGTGGAGGCGTTCTTGGACGACGAGGAGAAAATCGACGCGATTCGGGACCGTGCCCGCGAGGAGGCCAGAGAGCGCGCCAGCCGGTGGGGACTCGACGGGGAATTAGAATAATTGATGTGTGGGCCGTCTCGTTTTCCTACTGTCATGGCAGACCAAGTATCCAGCACGCAAGGGATGACACAACATAGAGAGATTGGGACCATCGGGTACATCGTCGGAACCGGCGCGTCGGTGCTGTTGCTTCCCGTACTCCCGTTCCTGATTGCGCTGTACCTCTTCCAGCGAGCGACCGGCGGGCGCGGCGAACCGGGTTCGAACTGACGCTTCGAGACTGGCGGATTTCCGACACTATTCCGGGTCGGAACGACCCTCCGTGGGCCGATTACTTTTGAAGAGAAAGAATTATCAATTTAGTGTTTGTTTTCCCGATAAATGGTATTCGAGCTTACCGATTCGGGGGGCAAGATTTTCGCCGCCCTCTCCGTCGTGTTACTCGGGTTCTCTGTGGTCGGCGCGCCGGTCGGAGTCGCCGACGTTGCAACTGCGGGGAACACCGGAAACACGGGTGGGACAGTCTCGAACGACGACTGGCCGACGTTCCGACACGGTCCCACGCGGTCGGGATACAGTCAGAACGCTTTGCCGCCCGTCGAGAACGTCACGGAAGCGTGGGCGTTTCAGGGAGACGACAGGGCGACTTCCACGCCCGCCGTGGTCGGCGACACGGTGTACTTCGCCGGGAGCGAGGAGAATCAAGTGTACGCGATACGCGCCTCGGACGGAACCGTCCGGTGGACCTTCGTTCTCGACTACTCCGTCGCCGACATCGCGGTTGACGACGGGACGGTCTACTTCGTGGAGGGCGGCCAAGACGACCTCCTCTACGCGGTGAACGCGACCACCGGCGAGAAGGAGTGGGACGCGACCCTCGCTTACGACACGGCCGTCGCACCCACCGTTGCGAACGGGACGGTCTACGTCGGCACGACGGACACGTACAGTTCCAGTACGACGTATGCCTTCGACGCCGAGACGGGGACCGAACGATGGACGTATCAGGAGTCGGCGAACCTCGAAACCGCACTCGCGTTCGCGGACGGGACCGTCTACGCTGGGTACAAAGACGGCTATCTCCGGGCGATAGACGCCGAGAACGGTACGCTCGACTGGAGCGAACGTCTCCCCGGCGGTGCGCTCACGGCACCCTCCGTCGTCGGTGACAGGATATACGTCAGCTCGAACAACCAGTCTGCGTCCGAAGGAAGTGTGTACGCCGTGGACGTGGCCGGGAACAGTGGCACCGTCGAGTGGAACTACACCGCGAGTCTCGACGCACTCGGCTCGCCGGTCGTAGTGGACGGGACGGCGGTCTTCCCGATTTCCGGCCCGACGACCACAGAGGGTATCGTTCGACTTCGCGCCAGCGACGGGAGCCACCTCAGGACGACGTGGACGACGCGGGACCTCTCGACCGCCGCCGTCGCCGGAGGCGACACCGTGGTCGTCGGAACTAACCGCGGTCCGTTGGCGGTAGACACCGCCGGGAACGTCCGCTGGTTCCGCAACCTCAGCGTCGGCAGTGACCGCCCCTACATGTACGACCCGCCGTCGGTCGGCGACGGGGCCGTCTACGCCGGACTCGGGCACAACGACGATTCGCTCGTCAAACTCACGGGCAACGTCGTCGGCACGCCGAACCTCACCCTCGTCAACTACACCGTCTCGGACACGAACGTCACCGTCGGCGAGACGATAGTCGTGAACGCGACTGTCCGGAACACGGGCGAGGCCGGTGGGAACCTCTCGGTCGAACTCCACCGGGACGGAACGCTGTCCTCCGAGAAACTCGTTTGGGCTAGCGCACACTCGGTGACGACCTCGCCGCTCTCCACGTCGTTCTCGTCGTCCGGAAATCACTCGCTGGCAGTCGGGTCGCTCGCTTCGACCGACGTGACGGTCCGCGACGAGACGCCGCCGACCGCACCCGACGCGGTGTCCGTCCCCGAGTGGGTCAACGACACCGCTCCCGTGTCGTGGTCTGGCGTGACCGACAACGGCATCATCGACCACTACGAGATGCAGGTTGACGACGGTCCGTGGCAGTCGGTCGGAAACGACGCGGAGACCATCAACCTCACCAACGGGACTCACGAGATTTCGGTCCGGGCGGTCGATACCGGCGGTAACGTCGGCCCGGCGACCAACGCGACGACGCACGCCGACACGATTCCGCCGTCCGCGCCGAACGTCTCGGTCCCGGAGGGGTGGACCGACGGCGACGTGACGGTCTCGTGGAGCAACGTCACCGACGGCGAGAGCGGACTCGACTCCTACGAGTTCCGCGCCGACGGCCAAGCGTGGTCCTACCCCACGATACAGACGAGCGGTGAGTTCGATTTCAACACGAGTGGAAACCACACCGTCTCGGTCCGCGGCATCGACGCGGTTGACAACCGAGGACCGGCGACGAACGAGACGGTCCGCGTGGACGCGATGGGTCCGAACCTCACCATCGAATCGCGGTCCGTGAACTACACCGACAAACCGGTCGTCTTCGTCAACGTCACCGACGTTCGGTCCGGCGTCGTGCCCTCGGACGTGAACGTCACCGTAGACAACCAGAACGTCACGAACTACTCGGTCGTCGGCGACAGCGTGGTCTACCGGAAGAACGTCAGTCACGGTCTCCACACGGTGAAAGTCACTTCGACTGACGGCGTGGGGAACACGGCGTGGTCGCTCTACACGGTTGCGACCGGCGGCGACGGGTCGGGCGGAAACAGCGGCGGCGGTGGCGGAGGCGGCGGCGGGAGCGTCCCGCCGCCGCCGGTGCTGGTCGAAGTCGTCGAGCAGACCGACGATTCCCTCCGTGCCGAAGTCACCGGCGTCCGCGCAGACGCCGCCGCCGACGTGTCGCTGTCGGGTCTCGGGAACGAGCGCGTGGCCTTCCAGAAGGTGAGCGTCACGCCCGGAACCGACGACGCAGGGCCTCGGTTCTCTATCGAAGCGACGAGCGTAGACGACTCGGGCGTGGCCCCACTCCCCGCCGACGAGACGCTCGGAGTCCTGCGGGTCGAACCGACGAACGTCGAGAGCGACCAGTTCACCCGGTCGAAAGTCCGGTTCCGAGTCCCGACCGGCGGCGTCTCGCCCGAGGAAGTCACGGCGTACCGCTACCGCGACGGCGAGTGGCAGGCGCTCGAAACCGAGTTCGTCGGCGAGCGCGAGGGGGCCTACGCCTTCCGCGCGAAGTCGGATGGGGTCTCGCTGTTCGGCGTCGGCGTGACCGAAGTCGCCGGGACTTCGACCACCGAACCGACGACGACTCGGACGACGCGGGCGACCACGACGGTCTCGTCCGGCGACGCGACTGCGACGACGCGGGCCACGACCGACGACGGGTCGGGGTCGGTCCCCGGATTCGGCCCGGTCGTCGCGCTGGTCGCACTCGCAATCACGTTCGCGGCCGCGAGTCGCCGCACGTAGCGCGCTCGCGGGCAGAACGCCTTTGACCGTCGGAGTCGTATTCGTTCCGCCATGACCGGCCAAGTGTCCAGAATGGAGGGTCAGACCGCCAACGGACAGATGGGGGCAGTGGGGTACGTCGTGGCCGCGGGAGTCGCAGTGATACTCCTGCCGGTGTTGCCGTTCGTCGCGGTGCTGTGGGTGGTGTCGGAACTCGGCGGGAGCGACGAGCGCGAAGAAGGGTACTCGGGGGAGAACGCGGCGTAGGGGTCGTCAGTACGACTTCGAGTTGACGTACTCGCCGCCGTCGGTGTAGAGATAGCCCGTGTCGCCGTCGTTGTTCCACACCGCGTAGTCGGTTCGGCCCCAGTAGAGGTGGCTGGCGGTGTCGCTTCCGGTGCCGGTGTGGAGCGTCACCGTCTGGCCCGAGTCGAGACTGAAGCTACCGGGGAAGTCGTACTGGTTGCCGTACTCGTCTTCCATCTCCCACCCACCGAGGTCCGCGCTCGCGCTCCGGCGGTTCTGGAGGACGACGAACTCCTCGTTCATGTTGGCGTAGTCGTCGCCCACCGGGTCGGGGTGGAACCGCTCGATGGTGACTTCGCCGAGTTCGCTGGCGGGGTCCTCGCAGGCCCACACGCCGATACCGGCGCTCTGAGCGTCGCTCTCGGCCGCGTAGAACTCGTCGCTCATGCTGAAGGTGCTGTCGTAGACGCGGGCGTGGCCGTGGTCGATGAGTTGGTAGTTGAAGTTCTCGCCGTCGATGTAGACGTACGCGAGCAGTCGGCCGTAGTAGCCCCGCCGGTCGGCCTCCGAGTCGAACTTGAGGGTGACGCGCTCGCCGAGCAGGCGGTTTTTCGCCATCGCGCTGGCGACTTCGCCCTCGTAGCCGAGACAGGTCTCGCCGTCGCCGGTGTCGGGCACGCCCTCGAACTCGCTCGGGGAGGTACTGCCGTACACCTCCGGCGTATCGACGCCGAGCAGTCGCACCTCGTCGGTGCTTCCGTTGTCGTACTCGACGGTGACGGTATCGCCGTCGGTCACGTCGATGACCGTGACCTCTTCGGTGCCGCTGATTGACTGGGTGGAGTAATCGGTTGCCTGTACGCCCGCCGCACCGCCGGACCGCAGGTCCGTCGGACCTGCGGTCGCTCGGGTCGCGGAGACACCGCTCGCGGGGGCCGCCACGCTGACGACGAGCAGTGCGACGAGAAGCGCCGTGAGACCGTGCTTGTCGAGTTGCACAGGGTGCTAGAAGCGCGTTCATTTTTTTATTCTTTTCTAAGAAATAAATATGCGTCTGCGGTCGGCAATGGATTGTTTTGTATTGCTATTGGCTTGGTAAATATATCTTAGAAAAACATTTTTGTTGCTTTAGGCGGTGCGTTCGCCTTTCGCGCGGCGCACGCGACACTCACTGCGAGTGAGGACCACCACGCCGTAGACGGTGTGGAATCCGGGCGATGGGAGTTTCAGATTCGCAGTTCAATCATCGAACTGCCACATCCCGGCGGGACGAGTCGTCCCGTGGGTATCGGTGTGGCGGACCGCTGGCGGGACAAAACCGCCGTTGCTCTCGTTCTCGACCGGTTTGGATTCCCTGCGTCGTTTTTGCCACCGAGAGTTCACCGGTCGGGTTGTGCTGTTTGGCGAGGGTCGGCGGGGTTAGTTGGATAGCGTGATTGTGGTTCCCTCGCTGGTTTCGACCGTCTGGTTCGCGGTCGAACGCAGTTCGATGGTTTCGTTTCCGTCGTCGAACGCGAGTCGGACGTTGTCGTCGGAACTCGCGTCGTGTTCGAGGACGAGTCGGTCGTCATCGGTGTTGACCGTCACGTCGTCGTCGCTCGTCTCTCCGACGGAAAGTCCGGTCGAGGCGTTCAGGGTGACCGGTTCTTTCACCGTCACGACTTCACCGCGTTCGGGGGTGACGTGGGCGACGACGCGCGTCTCTTGGGGTGCGTCGGCGGGGGCAACGGAGACGTACACCAGTCGTTCGTCGGGGTTGCCGGTCCACACGTCGAAGTGGATTGCTCGTCCGGAGTCGAACGCGCGTCGCACTTCGTCGTTGGCCCACGCCGCTTTAACGACGCTTTCGACGGCTTGCGGACTCAGGGTTCCGTTCGAGTCGGTAACGTCGATGGTATGGTTTTCGGGCAGTTCGGTTTCCGGCGTCTCGTCCGGGTTCAGGGCGACTACGACGCCACTCGCGCCGAGTACGACTGTGAGAGTCAGCGCGAGTACTCCAAGTTTGTATTTCATAGTTTCTATCACTGTTTCCTGAGAGCGACTCGGGAAGTGCGGCGTTGGTTGGTACGCGGGGTCGCCGCTACGACGGTCCCGAATCGCTCTCGTTTCCCCCTACGATGAAACGCCTTAAAGTGTTTGATTGGAAACTGGTTTTGGCGGGGCTTTTCACCGATTACAGGCCGCTAGCGGAGGGGTTATCTCCCTCCTACCGTCCCGGCCCCGACCGCAACTCCACGATATTTCCCATTCCGTGTCGCTTGCGCTCGACGAGGTTCTTACTTTCCAACGTATCCAGCGTCCGACTCACCGTCGCCTTCGAGAGGTCCGTCTCCGTCACGATTTCACGCTGAGCAATCTCCCCTCCCGAGTCCAGAACCAAATCGTAAACCGTCTCCTCGCTGTCCTTGAGTCGCTTCACCGGCTTGTTCTTCGCTTTCTGCTGGAGACCCTCCTCGCCGTGGGCCTTCGCGGTGGGGGTCTCCTCGGAGTCGCTCGATTCTGTCGGTGGTCGACTTACGTGGTCGTTCGTCGGTCGAGCGTCAGTTTCGGGGGACGCGTTCGTCCGCTGGCGTTGCGAACGGTCGTTCGGCGTTCGGTTCCGGTCGCCGAGAACGAGCAGGGTTCCGCTGACGCTGAGAATACACGTCGATACCACGATTACGGCGATGTCGCTGTAGGTGAAATACTCCCCTAACTTGGTTGCCTCCGTCCCGTTTCCAGCCATCGACACCATGACTGGCGACGGTGTAATCAGTTGCACCGCGAGAACTACTGTTGAAGCGACGAATACGACTGCAGTGAGAAGTTGGTTGTGCTGGAGGGCACGAACGTTCATAGCCCAGTGTCTCTGGTAAGCCGCCCTAATTCTTGTTGTTCCACTGTCGTAATTCGGCGGCGAAAGGCGTTCCGAAGTGGTTTCCAACCCGTTTCACCCCAGCATTCATCCGGCGTTTCAACCAACAGTACAACCGATGA
It contains:
- a CDS encoding P-loop NTPase: MVEAFAVASGKGGTGKTTTTVALGMALADEYDVTIVDADTGMANLLFHTGLTDADATLHDLLVADADAEVADAVYDRFGMSVVPCGTSLAAFEDADPDRLREVVAELAADTDVLLLDSPAALGSKSAVLPIVLADRVVVVLQPTVPALSDGLKVQEYAHSYGTDTAGVLFNKVHDPTGAAGVTEKAERYFDGPTLATVPDSDAARDARRAGEPLLAHDPDSDAARAYREAAANLDVRAGESGEVADRFRSAVVPDSP
- a CDS encoding helix-turn-helix transcriptional regulator; the protein is MNVRALQHNQLLTAVVFVASTVVLAVQLITPSPVMVSMAGNGTEATKLGEYFTYSDIAVIVVSTCILSVSGTLLVLGDRNRTPNDRSQRQRTNASPETDARPTNDHVSRPPTESSDSEETPTAKAHGEEGLQQKAKNKPVKRLKDSEETVYDLVLDSGGEIAQREIVTETDLSKATVSRTLDTLESKNLVERKRHGMGNIVELRSGPGR
- a CDS encoding DUF7535 family protein; translated protein: MADQVSSTQGMTQHREIGTIGYIVGTGASVLLLPVLPFLIALYLFQRATGGRGEPGSN
- a CDS encoding lamin tail domain-containing protein; this translates as MQLDKHGLTALLVALLVVSVAAPASGVSATRATAGPTDLRSGGAAGVQATDYSTQSISGTEEVTVIDVTDGDTVTVEYDNGSTDEVRLLGVDTPEVYGSTSPSEFEGVPDTGDGETCLGYEGEVASAMAKNRLLGERVTLKFDSEADRRGYYGRLLAYVYIDGENFNYQLIDHGHARVYDSTFSMSDEFYAAESDAQSAGIGVWACEDPASELGEVTIERFHPDPVGDDYANMNEEFVVLQNRRSASADLGGWEMEDEYGNQYDFPGSFSLDSGQTVTLHTGTGSDTASHLYWGRTDYAVWNNDGDTGYLYTDGGEYVNSKSY
- a CDS encoding PQQ-binding-like beta-propeller repeat protein — encoded protein: MVFELTDSGGKIFAALSVVLLGFSVVGAPVGVADVATAGNTGNTGGTVSNDDWPTFRHGPTRSGYSQNALPPVENVTEAWAFQGDDRATSTPAVVGDTVYFAGSEENQVYAIRASDGTVRWTFVLDYSVADIAVDDGTVYFVEGGQDDLLYAVNATTGEKEWDATLAYDTAVAPTVANGTVYVGTTDTYSSSTTYAFDAETGTERWTYQESANLETALAFADGTVYAGYKDGYLRAIDAENGTLDWSERLPGGALTAPSVVGDRIYVSSNNQSASEGSVYAVDVAGNSGTVEWNYTASLDALGSPVVVDGTAVFPISGPTTTEGIVRLRASDGSHLRTTWTTRDLSTAAVAGGDTVVVGTNRGPLAVDTAGNVRWFRNLSVGSDRPYMYDPPSVGDGAVYAGLGHNDDSLVKLTGNVVGTPNLTLVNYTVSDTNVTVGETIVVNATVRNTGEAGGNLSVELHRDGTLSSEKLVWASAHSVTTSPLSTSFSSSGNHSLAVGSLASTDVTVRDETPPTAPDAVSVPEWVNDTAPVSWSGVTDNGIIDHYEMQVDDGPWQSVGNDAETINLTNGTHEISVRAVDTGGNVGPATNATTHADTIPPSAPNVSVPEGWTDGDVTVSWSNVTDGESGLDSYEFRADGQAWSYPTIQTSGEFDFNTSGNHTVSVRGIDAVDNRGPATNETVRVDAMGPNLTIESRSVNYTDKPVVFVNVTDVRSGVVPSDVNVTVDNQNVTNYSVVGDSVVYRKNVSHGLHTVKVTSTDGVGNTAWSLYTVATGGDGSGGNSGGGGGGGGGSVPPPPVLVEVVEQTDDSLRAEVTGVRADAAADVSLSGLGNERVAFQKVSVTPGTDDAGPRFSIEATSVDDSGVAPLPADETLGVLRVEPTNVESDQFTRSKVRFRVPTGGVSPEEVTAYRYRDGEWQALETEFVGEREGAYAFRAKSDGVSLFGVGVTEVAGTSTTEPTTTRTTRATTTVSSGDATATTRATTDDGSGSVPGFGPVVALVALAITFAAASRRT
- a CDS encoding DUF7535 family protein; protein product: MTGQVSRMEGQTANGQMGAVGYVVAAGVAVILLPVLPFVAVLWVVSELGGSDEREEGYSGENAA
- a CDS encoding efflux RND transporter permease subunit, encoding MRELFSKMAQFVTDHNRLVVVVMLLLTAGVGAGVTNLQVGSAADASTGDTEVAQKQNYIQNHYGDQNDSAGTPAAVYVRDDGGNVLSKESLLESLRYQQAVRENETVAAALPEKGGVVGVSNLVAKQLAGSPDATLDEQLSALESASDSEVEQSVKKALSGAAARQLMPKDYEPGTASATSRRMVFQFETEADGSSLEGRTETHALYDRAKDTTGYFTLGAHAQSDSLRQTQQDTFELVLPAALAAILAVLVFSYRDIVDVVVGLIGVLLSVVWMFGILGWLQVPAGMTLVIGPVLIVGLSVDYGLHVFMRYREERKEGDDIRGPMNRALSSVAVAIGLVTITTGVGFMSNVTSDFGVIRDLSIGITLGVISAFVIFVTIVPAMKVSIDGFLEGFGFDRRKQPLGKTRLLEPILGSGADLARKAAPVVIVAALVAGTAGGVMWNDLDRQSIQRDDGDIAEWKQNLPEPLAWDVTEFNQHSQFVNERYRSADQSDRRKSQVLVEGDVTDPKTLERLADGRERAAESGIVFEQSGTVPFVGPVSVMESVAAEDEEFASVFREADTDGNGVPDQNLEQVYTALYDAAPEKAAQVVERTDGEFRSVRLVVPIEPSASYETQTEQMRAVADTVGDDETLTATAVGRATVSAAESEQTAENILTTLIVALIAVFVMLMLVYRLTQGSATLGAVTVIPIVLVTALVVGGMYLLDVPLTLFTSLLMSLVIGLGIDYNIHITDRFAEELERTGDSYLALREAVTGTGGALLGSTLTSTGAFSALLLASSPALQSFGKLVVLALTLSFVVSIFVLPSLLVVWTRYVHTMPEGDAQSGATPAGHQD